From one Salvelinus alpinus chromosome 14, SLU_Salpinus.1, whole genome shotgun sequence genomic stretch:
- the LOC139538523 gene encoding CD276 antigen homolog isoform X2, which translates to MSSHPIIGILGKSIMLSCSLNLSAPVVPARLTLYWTARLKYQKEDQVVHALYDGKENNDPQFPFYKNRTQIFKDQLSSGNFSLLLKDLRVKDDLTTFFLFYHQEDGNYNTVDQNKEMCLTTVKVAKSYHKPIVTVNYEEWKAECTSQGGYPKPRLTWTNQNGLLDPEVPQIVQDAGSGTLNISSTVNITDNQTVTCSIFNPTLKETLNTTRSTDKEQAGLLSGIKTGIGAVAVAVAVAVAVAVAVAVIGSTLVFVCWKKSMQQNGADTQEMGPLRHSLLQRVLTTKC; encoded by the exons ATGTCGAGCCATCCCATCATTGGGATTCTTGGAAAGTCCATCATGTTGTCTTGCAGTCTGAATTTATCTGCACCTGTTGTCCCAGCAAGACTCACACTATACTGGACAGCAAGACTCAAGTACCAGAAGGAGGACCAAGTGGTCCATGCCTTATACGACGGAAAAGAGAACAACGACCCCCAATTTCCATTCTACAAAAACAGGACGCAAATCTTCAAGGACCAGCTTTCTTCTGGGAATTTCTCCCTCTTGCTCAAAGATTTAAGGGTTAAAGATGACCTCACAACTTTCTTCCTCTTTTATCATCAAGAGGATGGAAATTACAACACAGTTGACCAAAACAAAGAGATGTGCTTGACCACTGTAAAAGTAGCAA AAAGCTACCATAAACCCATTGTGACAGTGAACTATGAAGAATGGAAGGCAGAATGCACTTCTCAGGGAGGCTACCCTAAACCTAGACTGACCTGGACCAATCAGAACGGCTTACTAGACCCCGAGGTTCCTCAGATTGTTCAGGATGCAGGAAGTGGAACATTGAACATTTCCAGCACGGTGAACATCACAGACAATCAGACTGTGACGTGCTCCATCTTCAACCCGACTCTGAAAGAGACCTTGAACACCACAAGATCAACAG ACAAGGAGCAGGCGGGCCTCTTGAGCGGCATAAAAACAGGGATTggtgctgttgctgttgctgttgctgttgctgttgctgttgctgttgctgttgctgtgatTGGGTCAACACTGGTGTTCGTCTGCTGGAAAA AGAGCATGCAACAGAATGGTGCCGATACACAGGAGATGGGCCCACTACGACATAGCCTACTCCAACGTGTGCTTACTACAAAGTGTTAA
- the LOC139538523 gene encoding CD276 antigen homolog isoform X1 encodes MARLISICILLLSVVDSSQMSSHPIIGILGKSIMLSCSLNLSAPVVPARLTLYWTARLKYQKEDQVVHALYDGKENNDPQFPFYKNRTQIFKDQLSSGNFSLLLKDLRVKDDLTTFFLFYHQEDGNYNTVDQNKEMCLTTVKVAKSYHKPIVTVNYEEWKAECTSQGGYPKPRLTWTNQNGLLDPEVPQIVQDAGSGTLNISSTVNITDNQTVTCSIFNPTLKETLNTTRSTDKEQAGLLSGIKTGIGAVAVAVAVAVAVAVAVAVIGSTLVFVCWKKSMQQNGADTQEMGPLRHSLLQRVLTTKC; translated from the exons ATGGCCAGACTAATATCGATTTGTATTTTGCTGTTATCTG TTGTAGACTCATCTCAGATGTCGAGCCATCCCATCATTGGGATTCTTGGAAAGTCCATCATGTTGTCTTGCAGTCTGAATTTATCTGCACCTGTTGTCCCAGCAAGACTCACACTATACTGGACAGCAAGACTCAAGTACCAGAAGGAGGACCAAGTGGTCCATGCCTTATACGACGGAAAAGAGAACAACGACCCCCAATTTCCATTCTACAAAAACAGGACGCAAATCTTCAAGGACCAGCTTTCTTCTGGGAATTTCTCCCTCTTGCTCAAAGATTTAAGGGTTAAAGATGACCTCACAACTTTCTTCCTCTTTTATCATCAAGAGGATGGAAATTACAACACAGTTGACCAAAACAAAGAGATGTGCTTGACCACTGTAAAAGTAGCAA AAAGCTACCATAAACCCATTGTGACAGTGAACTATGAAGAATGGAAGGCAGAATGCACTTCTCAGGGAGGCTACCCTAAACCTAGACTGACCTGGACCAATCAGAACGGCTTACTAGACCCCGAGGTTCCTCAGATTGTTCAGGATGCAGGAAGTGGAACATTGAACATTTCCAGCACGGTGAACATCACAGACAATCAGACTGTGACGTGCTCCATCTTCAACCCGACTCTGAAAGAGACCTTGAACACCACAAGATCAACAG ACAAGGAGCAGGCGGGCCTCTTGAGCGGCATAAAAACAGGGATTggtgctgttgctgttgctgttgctgttgctgttgctgttgctgttgctgttgctgtgatTGGGTCAACACTGGTGTTCGTCTGCTGGAAAA AGAGCATGCAACAGAATGGTGCCGATACACAGGAGATGGGCCCACTACGACATAGCCTACTCCAACGTGTGCTTACTACAAAGTGTTAA